Proteins encoded together in one Hevea brasiliensis isolate MT/VB/25A 57/8 chromosome 16, ASM3005281v1, whole genome shotgun sequence window:
- the LOC110637157 gene encoding putative pentatricopeptide repeat-containing protein At1g09680, producing MATLKLQKRSLFSPPHKTLFHFSTWYSPPPTAPFHEDPILSVISNAIKNCEAKPLHISLKKILPSVNAHHVISLINHNPHSLSPQFLFSFFNFLSSCPFFRHTIQSYCTMVHFLAAHQMHSQAQSLLHFVVSRKGKGSASSLFVSIIETKGTHLSNSVFDALMNAYTDLGFISDAIQCFRLVRKHNFQIPFHGCKFLLDKIIKTSLPLVAWRFYLEILDSGYPPNVYSFNILINRLCKEGKIKDARMIFDTIGKWGMRPTVVSFNILINGYCKSGNLEEGFRLKIVMEESRILPDVFTYSVLINGLCNHRRLDDACRLFDEMCKRGLAPNDVTFTILINGQCKSGRIDLAMELYQLMLKKGLKPDLVLYNTLINGLCKVGDFREAKKLVEEVNKRGMKPDKITYTTLIDGYCKEGDLVSALEIRKEMFVEGIALDNVAFTALISGLCKEGKVIDAERTLREMLKAGLKPDDAIYTMIMDGFCKKGDVKTGFKLLKEMQSDGHVPGVVTYNVLMNGYCKQGQMKNAAVLLDAMLNLGVVPDDITYNILLEGHCKHGNLQDFHKIQSEKGLVADYASYKSLLNELSGTSKHQQKR from the coding sequence ATGGCTACCCTCAAACTCCAGAAAAGGAGCTTATTTTCTCCTCCCCATAAAACCTTGTTCCACTTCTCAACCTGGTACTCTCCGCCACCAACAGCGCCTTTCCATGAAGATCCAATTCTGTCAGTTATCTCCAATGCAATCAAAAACTGCGAAGCAAAGCCGCTACATATCTCGCTCAAGAAAATCCTCCCTTCCGTCAATGCCCATCACGTTATCAGCCTCATAAACCACAATCCTCATTCCCTCTCTCCAcagtttcttttttctttcttcaacTTCCTCTCTTCATGCCCCTTCTTTCGCCACACAATTCAGTCCTATTGCACAATGGTCCATTTCCTTGCTGCCCACCAAATGCACTCGCAAGCCCAATCTCTGCTTCATTTCGTTGTCTCTCGCAAAGGGAAGGGCTCAGCTTCTTCACTTTTTGTTTCAATTATCGAAACTAAAGGTACCCACTTGTCAAATTCCGTGTTTGATGCTTTAATGAATGCATATACTGATTTGGGATTCATATCAGATGCTATTCAGTGTTTTAGATTGGTTAGGAAGCATAATTTTCAAATCCCATTTCATGGTTGTAAGTTCTTGcttgataaaattattaaaacgAGCTTGCCTCTGGTGGCTTGGAGGTTTTATTTGGAGATTTTGGATTCTGGATATCCTCCAAATGTAtatagttttaatattttaattaatagatTATGTAAAGAAGGTAAAATTAAGGATGCACGTATGATTTTCGATACAATTGGAAAGTGGGGTATGCGGCCTACAGTTgttagttttaatattttgatcAATGGATATTGCAAGTCGGGGAATTTAGAGGAAGGTTTTAGGTTGAAGATTGTTATGGAGGAGAGTAGGATTCTTCCTGATGTTTTTACTTATAGTGTTTTGATTAATGGGCTGTGTAACCATCGTAGATTGGATGATGCCTGTCGGCTGTTTGATGAAATGTGTAAAAGAGGGTTGGCGCCTAACGATGTTACTTTTACCATATTAATTAATGGGCAATGCAAGAGTGGTAGGATTGACTTGGCAATGGAATTATATCAGCTAATGTTGAAAAAAGGGCTGAAACCTGATTTAGTTTTATACAACACGCTCATCAATGGCCTTTGCAAGGTTGGGGATTTCAGGGAAGCAAAAAAGCTAGTTGAAGAAGTTAATAAGAGAGGTATGAAGCCTGACAAGATCACATACACCACGCTTATAGATGGTTATTGTAAGGAGGGAGATTTAGTATCAGCTTTAGAGATTAGGAAGGAAATGTTTGTAGAAGGAATTGCGCTTGACAATGTGGCCTTTACAGCTCTTATTTCAGGATTATGTAAAGAAGGAAAGGTAATTGATGCAGAAAGAACATTGAGGGAAATGCTAAAAGCAGGTTTAAAACCAGATGATGCAATTTATACTATGATCATGGATGGATTCTGTAAGAAGGGTGATGTGAAGACAGGGTTTAAGTTGCTTAAAGAGATGCAGAGTGATGGCCATGTACCAGGAGTTGTAACTTATAATGTGCTTATGAATGGATATTGCAAGCAAGGTCAAATGAAAAATGCGGCTGTGCTTCTAGATGCTATGCTCAATTTGGGAGTAGTTCCAGACGACATAACTTATAACATCTTATTAGAAGGTCATTGCAAACATGGAAACCTACAAGACTTTCATAAAATACAGAGTGAAAAGGGTCTTGTGGCAGACTATGCATCTTATAAATCACTACTTAATGAGTTGAGTGGAACTTCAAAACATCAACAGAAGAGATGA